One bacterium genomic window carries:
- a CDS encoding YnfA family protein — TSAPSSHHALRSTAATASLALFAWLLTLHPTATGRVYAAYGGVYVSLAIFWLWWVDGVRPTRWDLLGAALCLAGMAVIMFAPRNA; from the coding sequence GACCAGCGCTCCCAGCAGCCACCATGCATTGCGTTCGACCGCGGCCACCGCCAGCCTGGCGCTGTTCGCCTGGCTGCTGACCCTACATCCGACCGCCACCGGCCGGGTCTATGCGGCCTACGGCGGTGTCTACGTCAGCCTGGCGATCTTCTGGCTGTGGTGGGTCGATGGCGTGCGGCCCACGCGCTGGGACCTGCTCGGCGCGGCGTTGTGCCTGGCCGGCATGGCGGTGATCATGTTCGCGCCGCGCAACGCCTGA